The region GTTGGCGTACCAACGCCCAGAATTTGAATTTGAATCGCGATTTCGTAAAGGCTGATGCTCCTGCTATGCAGGCATGGTTGAGGTTGTTCGATCAATGGCAGCCCGATTTTTTTATCGATTGCCACACCACCGATGGGGCTGATTACCAGTATGTAATTACTTACATGCTTGAGATTTATGGCAATATGGATCCTGGCCTAACACAGTGGCAGGAAAATGAATATTTACCTTATGTAAGAGATCGTATGTTTGAAGCAGGGTATCCCATATTTCCATATGTATCATTCAGAAGTTGGCACGATCCACGTAGTGGGCTGATTACAAGGCCTGGGCGCCCTATGCTTTCGCAAGGCTACACTGCGCTCAGAAATCGTCCGGGACTACTTATTGAAACACACATGTTGAAACCATATAAGGAGCGTGTGCTGGCTACACGGCAGATGATTGAACTTACTTTGGAGCGATTGAATAAAAAAGGCAGTAAGTTACAACAATTGATTGCCAGGGCCGATAAGGTTGTTCAGCAAAGCGACTTCAGGGAACGACCATTTGCGGTTGCTTATCGCAATACCGATCAGTACGATACCGTGAGTTTCCTGGGCGTTGAGTATGACGTAGTTAAAAGTGATTTGACAGGTGGTGATTGGTTTCAATATCATAAAGGCGAAAATAAAACGTTTACTTTGCCATGGTATCGTTACCCTGAGCCGGCTGCAAAGGTAATGCTGCCTGAAGCTTATGTGATTCCAATGCAATGGAAAACTGTGATCGAAAGATTGGAATTGCATGGTATTAAGATGATAAGAATTGAGCACGACACGCTATTGCCTACACATACCTACTATTTTACAGATGTTAAATGGCGTAACCGTCCTTATGAAGGGCGGATGGGCATTTCAGATTTCGAATTACAAAGCAGAAAAGATACCACACCTTTTCCTTCTGGTTCTGTGATTGTGCCAATGGATCAGCCCGGAGCAAGGCTCATAGCCTGGATGCTGGAGCCTGAAAGTCCAGATTCATTTCTGCAATGGGGATTTTTCAATGCCATTTTTGAGCAAAAAGAATACGCAGAAACCTATGTGATGGAAGTCAAAGCGCGCAGGATGCTCGAAAATGACCCTGAACTCCGTGAAGCTTTTGATGCTTTCCTTGCGGATAACCCCGGGGTAAAAAACAGTTCCTGGGCACAACTCAACTGGTTCTACAAGCGCACCAAATGGTGGGATGAAAAGAAGAACGTATATCCGGTGAGAAGGGTTCTAGCAGAAGTACCAGGCATCAATTAATAACTTTCCATGTAGTTAGGGCTTTAACTATTAGCAGTTGGCTAATGGAATATTTGCTTTTTTTCTTAAACACTAAATAGCAGCAAAACAAGTGGATTGTGCAACCTGTGAAATGTATTTTAGCTGTTTGTTAAATTAGAAATCACTGTCTATTAACTTCTGATAACCACATCATAACTTTCTCTTAAACTATTGCCTTAACTTAGGGTTTTCATAGCTTTATCATAACCTATGCTTTATTTTTAGTTTGCATTAGATGATGACCTTCACGGTGTAATAAACTAAACAAATCACCGTATGTCCTCAATTGCAAAACCACTATCTGTTTTTTATACGATAATTTGGCTGCCGGATGTCCTAAATAAGCTGAACCTGTTGTTTAAACGACTGCTATTATCATTGTTTGCATTGTTTATCACCCGGTTAGTATTTATTGCAGCCAATGATTCTGTTTTCGCTTCGACTCTGTTGAAGAGTATATTTGGGTGCTTATTGGAGGCACCCATTATGATTTTACTGTGATTATGAAGGTGCATATCCTGTTTATTTTCATCCACCTTTTTCCCGGGAGATTCAAGTTTTCCATCACAGCTGAACGATTTTCCCTGGCATTGTTTTTATTGGTCAATGGAGTTTTAATTGTGCTTAACCTTATTGACACTGAATATTTCGATTTTACGCATAAGCGTTCCACCATAGATCTGTTTTCTCTTGCCATGGTAGGCAACGATATAAAACATTTGATACCTATGTTTTTAGGTGACTATTGGTACCTGGGTTGTGTTTGGTTGGGCCTTATGCTAATTATTACTGCTCTCTACCCCAGTGAAAAACGAATTTTTGTGCCGGTATTTACACATAAAAACGATCGTGTGTTTGATTCTTTGCTTACTGTAACCATCTTATTGCTTGTTTTTGCAGGAGCGAGAGGTAAAATTGGCGAAAAACTGAAGGTGCAAGATGCTGTGCAATACGTTTCAAAGGTTGAAAATATTCCGGCTGTATTGAATACGCCATTTAGCATGATGGAAAGTATAAACAAACAAGCGCTGCCTCAAATTGAGTATGATAAACTTTTAGCATTCAATGAACCTCACAGCACTCCCTATCATTCAAACCAGCTATACCGGCAATCAATGAAAAATGTGGTTGTGATTATTTTGGAGAGTTTTTCTGCTGAATACAGTAAGTATTTATCAGGATTTAAAAAGGGCTATACGCCATTTTTGGATAGTCTGATGCAGGAAGGATTACATTTTACAAATGCATTTGCCAACGGAAAGAAATCCATCGAAGCTGTTCCCTCCGTCTTTTGTGGTGTGCCGGCATTAATGACCAACCCGGTAATTACTTCAGATTATGCTGGAAACCATTTCGCATCGCTTCCGGGAATTTTACGCAAATTTGGCTATACGACCGCTTTTTATCATGGTGCTGCGAATGGATCAATGGGCTTTGAGAATTTTTGTTTGCATATTGGTTTCGATAAATATAAAGGGATGAACGAATATCCAGATAAAAGTGATTTTGATGGCCATTGGGGTATTTCAGATGAGCCGTTCTTGCAGTTTTTTGCCCGGGATTTGGATACCCTGCAACAACCCTTTATGTCTGGTGTATTTACCTTGTCGTCGCACCATCCTTATAAAATTCCGGAGAAATATATCGATACATTTCCTGAGGGGCCTATTCCCATGTTGCGCACCATAGCCTATGCTGATTATGCATTGCGCCGGTTTTTCCAAAAAGCGCAAAAGTATGACTGGTACGATAATACTTTATTTGTTATAACGGCCGATCATACAGGCAAGCCCTATACAGAAGCGTTTAGCAATTCTCTCCAAAACTACAGGGTTCCATTGCTTTTTTATACGCCCGGAATAACTAATCTTAAAGGTTGCGATAATCGCATAACTCAGCAAATTGATATATTGCCCTCGGTGCTTGATTTTTTGGGTATTGAGGAACGTTTATATCCATTGGGCAATAGTGTGTTTGGTGGGGGAGAAAGCTTTGCTATAAATTATTTAAACGGAATATATCAATTCGTGAACAAAGAGTATATCATTCAATATGATGGAGAAAAGCCTGTTGGTTTATATAATTGGACAGGTGATAACTCGCTGAATAATAATTTAGTAGGAGATCTACCGGAGAAAGCC is a window of Salinivirga cyanobacteriivorans DNA encoding:
- a CDS encoding M14 family metallopeptidase, yielding MIRAALFLLSVTLLAACSPQSESDFEFQLPFETSEGSKTATYEQTLEFCESIEKASPQVFYTSYGESSQGYKLPLLIVDKDGLNEVEAIRDAGRTILFVESNIHPGEPDGNDAMMLLLRDIVTGKKKGLLDSVSIMFAPVVNPDGLKRFGAYNRINQNGPEKMGWRTNAQNLNLNRDFVKADAPAMQAWLRLFDQWQPDFFIDCHTTDGADYQYVITYMLEIYGNMDPGLTQWQENEYLPYVRDRMFEAGYPIFPYVSFRSWHDPRSGLITRPGRPMLSQGYTALRNRPGLLIETHMLKPYKERVLATRQMIELTLERLNKKGSKLQQLIARADKVVQQSDFRERPFAVAYRNTDQYDTVSFLGVEYDVVKSDLTGGDWFQYHKGENKTFTLPWYRYPEPAAKVMLPEAYVIPMQWKTVIERLELHGIKMIRIEHDTLLPTHTYYFTDVKWRNRPYEGRMGISDFELQSRKDTTPFPSGSVIVPMDQPGARLIAWMLEPESPDSFLQWGFFNAIFEQKEYAETYVMEVKARRMLENDPELREAFDAFLADNPGVKNSSWAQLNWFYKRTKWWDEKKNVYPVRRVLAEVPGIN
- a CDS encoding LTA synthase family protein; the encoded protein is MLIGGTHYDFTVIMKVHILFIFIHLFPGRFKFSITAERFSLALFLLVNGVLIVLNLIDTEYFDFTHKRSTIDLFSLAMVGNDIKHLIPMFLGDYWYLGCVWLGLMLIITALYPSEKRIFVPVFTHKNDRVFDSLLTVTILLLVFAGARGKIGEKLKVQDAVQYVSKVENIPAVLNTPFSMMESINKQALPQIEYDKLLAFNEPHSTPYHSNQLYRQSMKNVVVIILESFSAEYSKYLSGFKKGYTPFLDSLMQEGLHFTNAFANGKKSIEAVPSVFCGVPALMTNPVITSDYAGNHFASLPGILRKFGYTTAFYHGAANGSMGFENFCLHIGFDKYKGMNEYPDKSDFDGHWGISDEPFLQFFARDLDTLQQPFMSGVFTLSSHHPYKIPEKYIDTFPEGPIPMLRTIAYADYALRRFFQKAQKYDWYDNTLFVITADHTGKPYTEAFSNSLQNYRVPLLFYTPGITNLKGCDNRITQQIDILPSVLDFLGIEERLYPLGNSVFGGGESFAINYLNGIYQFVNKEYIIQYDGEKPVGLYNWTGDNSLNNNLVGDLPEKAGLLTDNTVHHIADYIYRMSADDWFIKTDNTSTEFYTFNENY